GGCCCGCACCCTAGCTAACAGCGTGCGAGACGCCCTCGTCTTCCTGAGCGGCCCTGTGGGCGCCTCCGTGGTCCGCTCCGTCCGCTGCGACGCCGGCCCCTCGCGCCAACCCTGGGCGAACGAGGCGATTCACCGACGTGGCGCCACCTACACCGTGAGCCTCCGGGCCGCGTAACCCCTTCTTCAGCTCCGTGTATCGCTACGCGGAGCCTCCTACGCATGCCCTGGAGGCATCATGGCGGACACCCGCAATGCCGATCTCACTTTCGGCGCAACTGACTACGTCGTCTATGCGGCGGCAGTCAACACGACCATGCCAACCGCGTTCGCGGACCCCGCGAGCCCGTGGGTGAACCTGGGCTGGATCACGACCGAAGGCGGTCTGTTCAAACGCGAGGACGAGACGAAGGACGTCGAAGCGGCGGGCAGCCTGGAGCCGATCCGCACCCTGATGACCAAGTCCGTGAAGTCGGCTCAGGTCACGTTCCTGGAGGCGATGAACCCCTTCGTCCGCTCCCTGTACGACAACGTGCCGATCGCGGATCTGGAGCCCACGACTGACGTCGTGACGTACGACCTCCCTGACAAGCCGGCCGACCTGAGGTACGCGTTCCTCTTCGACACCATGGACGGCGACAAGCGGATGCGGCTCTACGCCCCCAACGGCCTCGTGGTCGAGCGTGGCGACGAGCAGCCGCAGACCAGCGACGTCATGCCGCTGCAGATGACGTTCAAGTTCTTCAAGGGTGCTGCGAACGCTGCGGCCGTGAAGCGCTCCATCAAGTACGGCGGGATCGACGTCACGAGCTTCTTCCCCGAGACGCCGTAACACAGCCAGCGACGCCCTGTACCGCGCGGGTCCGGGGCGTCGCTTCATCCCCATCAGATCCACAAGACCCGCGCGCAGAACCACAATCACCTGACATAGGAGACCCGCGCCCATGACTGACATCACCCCCGCTGAGGCACAGGAGAACGAGGCGTCCGAGGAATACGCGACCGTCCCTCTGGACGGCGTGGACCTGCGCATCAAGCCAGCGAACAAGTGGCGGCCGTCGTACCTGCGAGCCCTCCGGAACGGCGACTACGACAGCTGGGCGGCCGGCGTGCTGCACGAGGACGACGTCCAGTCCTTCATCGAGCTGGACGCCACCTTCGAGGACATCAATGACTTCACCACGAAGGCCATGGAGTCCACGGGCGAGGCCCCGGGAAAGTCCTCTGGACGTGCGAAGTCCTCGCGGAGCACGCGGAAGCGCTAGAAGCGGACTTGGCGTTCCGCGGCATTGACCTCCTGGACGTCTACCGCGGACGCCTGTCGCTGCGCCGGCTGCGGGTGCTGATTCAGCATCTGCCGCCAGAGAGCGCGACGAAGACCGCCCTTCGCAACGCTTCACCTGAGCCCGATCCATCGGCCCCTGCGCCGGAGTTCCGCCCGGACAAGGCGGCATGGAGTAGCGAAATGATGCTCCTGGCGGACATCAAAGATCAACTGGTGCTGGCTCGATCCGTGGCCATCGCAGCTGCAGGCGGAACCCCGCCCGACTTCACACCCACACCCCGACCGGGGGTCGCCCCAGCGTCTGCGTCCCCGAAGCGGATGACTGACGAGATGCGCCGCGCGCTTGACCCGCGGCTGAGAAACCAGCCGAAGGAGGCGTGAGGATGCCGGATCTTGACATTGTGGGCGGTGCGGCGGTCGACGTCGTACCGGTCATCCCCCAGTTCCACACCAAGCTCAAAGCCCTCGTCCTCCCCATCGCTGACAAGGTCGGCGAAGAGGCCGGCAAGCGCATGGGGGAGGCGATCTCGAAGAACATCGTGATTGCCATCCCGGACGCCATCAATCAGGGCGGGAAGCTGGGCGTCCGCGCGGCTGGCAAGCAGGGTGACGACGCGGGTGGAGCGTTCGCGCGCTCCATCCGCCGCAAGCTCCAGGCTGCGTTCAAGGCCATGCCGAAGCTGGACATCAGGCTGGGCGACACGGGTGTTGATGCCGAACTCGCCCGCATCCGGGCCAAGCTGGAGCAGCTGAGTAGCAAACGGATCGGCATCGACGTCAGCGCGGAGGCCGCGGAAGCGGAGATCACGCGCCTGGAGGAGAAGCTCCGGGAGCTGGGCGCACAGCATCCGAACGTCGCTGTTCGCGCCGACACCGCCACTGCCCGCGCCGCACTTGCGGAGATCCGGGCGGAGATCGCGGCAATCGGCGGTCGAAAGACCGTCACGGTAGAAGTCGACGGCGCGTTTGGTGCCAAGCTCCGCGCAGTCGTGGCGGAGGCGCAGGCGTCCATCCCAGACATCAACGTCGACGCCGACACCTCGCCGGCACGCGCTGAGATTCAGGGTCTGCGGGCTCGGCTGGAGGCGCTCTCAGACGCTCGCGTTGGAATCGACATCGACGCCGGGGAAGCTCTGGCGGAGATCACCGCGATCCAAACGCGTCTCGGAGTCCTCAGCATGCAGCGCACTGACATTGACGTCAGTGTGGACGCTGCTGCCGCCATTGCACAGCTCCAGGCGCTCCGCGCGATGGCGGACGATACCAAGATCTTCCACATCAAGGCACTGGCGGACACCTCCGGGGCGTCTAGTGCCCTGATGTCTCTCGGCATTCAGATTGTGGCGCTGGCCGCAATTCCTGTAGCTCCCGCGCTTCTCGCTGGTCTCGGCTCCATCGCTGCGATGGCGACGGCTGCGGGTGCTGGCGTGGGCGCTCTCGCCCTGGCGGCCATTCCCGCCATCAAGGGTGTGACCACCGCCATCACGGCGAAGAAGGCCGCGGAGGACGAGGCCAACAAGGCGACGGACAACGGCGCCAAGCGTGCAGTCCAGGCAACACAGCGCGCCCTGCAAATGGCTGGCGCTCAGGCGACCCTGTCGGCCGCACACCGCAACGCAGCACGCGCCGCGGAGCAGGCTAGCCGACAGATAGCCGACGCCGAACGGGCTGTAGGTGACGCCGTGCAGCGTGCCGCGGATCAGCGTCGGCAGTCTGCGGACACCATCGCTCGCGCGCAGGACGCTCTGACTGCTGCCCACCGAAAGGTGCGTGACGCACAGGCATCTCTGACCGACGCCAACGTCAGCGCGCGCCAGGCGGAGCAGGATCTCACGCAGGCCCGTCGCGACGCCGCACAGCAGCTCAAGGACTTGCAGGACCGGCTGACCGACGGCGCCCTGGACCAGCGGGAAGCAACTCTCCGCGTCCAGCAGGCGCAGCAGGATCTGAACGAGACCCTGGCGTCGGCTGAGGTCGGCACGGCCACTCAGCTCCAGGTTGAGGCGGCGCAGCTGGCCTACGACCGGGCGAAGCAGCAGGCCAGGGAGCAGAAGCAGGACTACGCCGACCTGCAGAAGGACGCAGCGAAGCAGACCAAAGCCGGCGTCGAAGGATCCGACCTCGTCACCGCCGCACACAAGCGCGTGGCCGATGCTCAGAAGGGCGTCAAGGATCAGATCGAGTCGGTAGCCGACGCACAGAAGGACGTCCGCGACCAGGCGATGGCCGTAGCCGACGCTCAGTCGGACGCCGCCCGCGCGCAGAGTCGCGCAGCTCAGGACGTCGTCGACGCTCAGCGGGGTGTCTCTGATGCTATGACGGCGTCGGCCGACGCTCAGGTGTCCGCGGCTGAGAGCATCGCCTCCGCGGAACGGGGAGTTGAGTCCGCTCGTCTCTCCGGCATCGACACCACCGCCTCCGCGATCACGAAGACTGATGAGTACAGCGAGGCACTCGCGAAGCTGAGCGCCCCACAGCGGGATCTCTTCGACGCCATCGCCGGTCCGAAGGGCCTGAAGCAGGCATTCGACGACTGGCAGAAGTCTCTACAGCCGGAAGTCCTCCCGCTCTTCACCAACGGCGTGAACGGTATGAAGAACTCCCTTCCTGGTCTGACACCGCTTGTGATCGGGGCGGCAGCCGGAATTCAGACGCTGATGGAGAAGGCATCGGCACAGATGAAGACGCCGTTTTGGGAAGGCTTCAAGGCTGACCTGAAAGAGCGCGTCGAACCGGCAGTAGTCGGCTTCGGAACGGCCTTCGGGAACGTCATCAAGGGCATTGCGGGTGTGATCGACGCCTTCCTTCCGCACATGGACGGAATCGTCACGAAGTCGGACAGCATCACGGGCCGATTCGCCAAGTGGGGGACGAGCCTGAAGGGCAGTCCCGACTTTGAGAAGTTCCTGGCGTACGTCAAGGAGACCTCCCCCGGACTGGCGTCCTTTATCGGTGACGTCCTGCGTTCTGTGCTGGATCTAGCTAAGGCCATTGCGCCGCTGTCTCAGACCATGTTCGCCGTAATGAAGCCTATTCTCGACGGAATTTCATGGATAGCCGTCCACTGTCCCGAGGCCGTACAGGCGTTGTGGCTGATGTGGACCGCCGTAAAGGCCATCAAATTGATGATGGTCGCCTTCGGCGTCGTCATGGTGGCGTACAAGTCCGCCGTCATCCTGATAACTCTGCTCACGCAGGGGTGGGCCGCTGCGATGTGGGAGGCCAACCTCGCGTTTGAGGCCAACCCCATTGTCGCGATCGTGACGATTATCCTCGTCGCGATTGGGCTGTTGGTGGCCGGCGTCATCTACGCCTATAAGCACTGGGATTGGTTCCGCATAGCGGTCGACACCACGTTCAGCGCCATCGCAACTGCTGCAACCTGGCTGTGGAGCACCATCCTGCAGCCCACGTTCTCCGCCATCTGGACGGCTCTCAAGGCGGTTGGTGACGTGGCGATGTGGATCTGGACGAACGGCATCAAGCCGGCGTTCGACTTCATCGCGGAGGCAACACAGCTGCTGTTCACCGCACTGGTCACAGCTCTTTTGCTCCCCGCCTACCTGGCGTTCCAGGTACTGGGAGGAATCGCTAAGTGGCTGTGGGAGAAGGCGATCAAGCCCGCCTTCGACTCAATCGGCGAGGCCGCAACGTGGCTGTGGGATGAGGCCATCAGTCCCGCGTTCGGCTTCATCGGCGAAAAGGCCAAGTGGCTGTACGACAAGGCCATCAAGCCTGCCATGAAGGACGCCGGGGACAAGATCGACGCTTTCGGCGAAGTGGTCGACTGGCTGTGGAAGAAGGTCATCAAGCCCGTCTTCGACTTCATCGGGGAAAAGGCTGTCTGGCTGTACGACAAGGCCATTAAGCCTCCGATGGACAACATCAAGGCTGCCATGAAACTCGTTGCGCTGGCGTTCAAGAGCGCCAAGGACGACATCAAAACGCAGTGGGACAAACTGAAGGAAATCGCTAAGGCACCCGTCAAGTTCATCATCGATCACGTCTACAACAAGGGCATCGTCCCGTTGTGGAACGGCGTCGCTGGGATCACGGGCGCGGGCAAGTTGCATAAGATGGACCTGAAGGGGTTCCACACTGGCGGCATCATGTCCGGCTATTCCCCGGGCCGTGACGATCGCGTCATCGCGGTTGGTGGCGGTGAGGCCGTCATGCGCCCCGAGTGGACGCGTGCAGTTGGCGCAGACAAGATCAATCAGTGGAATGCTGCTGCCCGTTCAGGCGGCATCAGTGGCGTTCAGCGTGCGATCTCCGACGGAATGCCGGCGTTCAAGGATGGCGGAGTTGTCGGCTGGGTGAAGAACAAGGCTGGCAAGGTCGGGGACTTCGTCTCTGACGTCGCCGACTATGCCAATCCTGGGAAACTGTTTGACAAGGCGAAGGGCTTCATCACGGGCCAGCTCAAGGCGCTTCTAACGAATCCTTGGGCGAAGTCCGTTGCCAAGATGCCCGGTCAGATGCTCAACAGCCTGAAGGCCAAGGCGCTGAGCCTCTTCGACTTCGGAGGCGGTGGCGGTGGCGGAGGCGGCTCCTGGATCAAGCCGGTAAACGCTCCCTACGGGACGCGATTCGGCAAGGCCGGCCTGATGTGGTCTAGCGGCCGGCACACCGGGCTCGACTTCCCGGCAGCCGTCGGAACAGCGATCAAGGCCGTTGCTGACGGCACCGTGTCGCAGTCGACGAGTGGTGGCCCTTACGGCATCCACGGCATGATCAGCCACGGTGGCAACCTGTCGTCGATGTATGCGCACATGAGCAAGATCCTCATGCGTGCGGGCCAGCACGTGAAGCAGGGTCAGGTGATCGGCCGTGTGGGTGCGACCGGCAACGTCACTGGTCCACACCTCCACCTGGAAGCACGCCTGGGCGGCCACACTGTCGATCCAATGCCCTACCTCACCAGTAGCGGTCCGGGCGGCAACGGCGTTTCCGGTGTGCAGCGTTGGCGCGGAGTGGTCAATCAGGCTCTGCGTCTGACGGGCAACCCCTCGTCGTACGCGAACGTAACGCTGGCGCGCATGAACCAGGAGTCGGGCGGCAACCCTCGCGCAGTCAACAACTGGGACAGCAACGCCCGCGCCGGCTACCCGTCGACGGGACTCATGCAGGTCATCCGGCCGACGTTCCAGCAGTACGCGGGATCCATGAGCAAGAAGGGGCCGTTCCTCAACGGAGTCTCCGTCGACCCCCTGGCGAACGTCTACTCCTCCATGCGCTACGCGAAGGCTGCTTACGGCAACCTGGGCAAGGCGTACGGGAAGATCGGCGGCTACGCCAACGGCGGGTTCCCGCCCGTTGGTGAGTGGTCGGTCGTCGGCGAGAACGGTCCGGAGCTGGCGTTCGGCCTCACTCCGACGCAGGTGATCAGCAACCACGACAGCCGGAATCTTTTCCGTGAGGCTGCCAGCCAGAAGGGCGGAGCGGTCACGGTGCCCAACATCACCGTGGAGTCGCATACCTACCTGGACGGCCGCGAAGTGGGCGGCATCATCGACACCCGCATTGAGCTGTACGACGCCGACACAGGCCGTGCGCTCCAGGCGGGTCGCGTTCTCTAAAAGCACACGACGCATCCACGGCGTCGGCAATCGAGACAGGACGGTGGATCTGATGAGCGAGGCACTGCCGGAGCCACTTCCGGAACCCGAGATCGGCCCCTTCCCGGAGCCCGATCCGGATCCGGGACCGGCGCCTGTGTACACGGCTCCACCTCCGGAGCCCGATCCGTACAACCCGGAGAACCACCCATCCCCGGGTGAGCGAGGTGGTGACGGCGGATGAGCGTTGCAGCGAATCTCCTGCCACCAAACACGTCAGGCATCGAGACCGACACGAGCGGCTGGACGGCGGGAGCGAACACCACGCTGTCGAAATCCAGCCGCTTCTACGTGGGCGCCGCATCTCTCGGGATGACGGCGTCCGCTGCCGGCACTGTCACAGCCACGACGTCCGCGCGCGTGGCTGTGACGACTGGACGCGAGTACATGGCGTACGCCTATTTCGCGAATGTCGCTGTCGCCGCAGGGCGGACGGCGACTGTACGCGTCGACTGGTATGCAGCCGTGTCCGGAGGGACGGCAGTCAGCTCCACCACGGCAACGGCCGTGACGCTGCCGTCCACCACTGCATGGATGACTCCACCTCCGATGCTGCTGTCCATGGCGCCAGCGGGGGCGCCGTTCGCGTCCGTCACCCTCACAATCACCGGACTGACGCTGGGCGCCACGGTGGTAGTAGACGTGATCAGTTTCGGGGTACCCGCCACCATCACGGGCAACCTGCTCCCATACGCGGTGCAGGGCTGTGAGCTGGACGTCAGTGGGTGGCGCACCTACGGCACGGCGCTGGCGTCGTCGGAGTCCGCCCTGTCGTACGAGGGGTGGCGCTCACTGAAAGTGGGCAGCTCCGCGGTTGGGTCAGCCCGTGTGGGGACTGACGTGGTGCAGCCAGTGACCCCCGGCGTTGAGTATCACGCCTATGCGTGGGCGTACGCGCCGGAGGCCAGCGCGGCACAGGTCACGGCGATTCGCTGGTATGCCGCCGATGGCACCTACACCGAGACAGCTGCATCGTGGGTCCTGCCCGCAGCTCAGTGGACACGGTGCGCGGTCATCGGCACCGCTCCAGTTGGAGCCGTCAACTGTCGCATCATGTTGGACAGTGCATTCAGCTCCACGTCGCAAGTATGGCGCTACGACCAAATGGCGCTCCGAGTAGCGCCGAAGGCCGCTGGGGAGTTGCTCCCGTACAACGTGGCGGGCATGGAGGTGGACGCCAGCGGATGGACGGCCGTCAGCGGCTGCACGATCAGCCGGTCCACGGACTACGCCTATGAGAGCATCGCGTCTCTGCAGGTCATCCCGACAGCTGGCATCGCTGCTGACACTACGGTGGAACTGGCCATCAAAGTTCCAATCACCCCACGGCAGGGGTATCAGGCGACCCCACGGGTGCGGCTGGGGCCCAGCACCGAGCGTCGTTACCTCGTCACTCGCTACACATGGTGCGACGCCGCAGACACGATCCTCCAGTGGACTGATCTGCAGTGGGTGCTGAATCCAACGCCTACCGGCGGTTGGTACACCCCCCAGACGAGCACGGTTGCCCCCACCGGAGCTGCCTCGCTGTCCGTGAGTTTCCGAATCGTGTCACCTGAGATTGCTGAATCGATCTACATCGACGACGTATCAATCGTGCCTGGCGGCCTAGCGGTGGTGGCTGATGTTGTACCGGAACGGTTCGGCGCCTCGATTTTCGTGCAGGGACTCACCACGGGTGGCTACACCTACTGGGGTCTGTGGCGGATGGGGGAGGACGGCTCCATGACAGCCGTTCGCGGGCCCGTGGGTGATCTGTCGCAAGTCTCGATCACTGGCGACACGGCTGTTGCTGAAGACTACGAGGCGCCGCTAGGGACCACGGTCACCTACTACCTGAAGGTGTGGACAACGCCGACGTCCTACCGGGCGACCGGATCCCCGCCCATTGTTATCCCCGAGCCGCCACCCACAGAGATCGTCCTGAAAGATCCCGGGCTCCCGGCAAGGCAAACGACAGCGGTAGTCGCTGCCGGCGGACAGCCGCAGTGGACGCGGAAAGCACGCCAGGGCGTCAATGCGGTCCGCGGACGCGCACGACCGATCATCATCTCCGACGTGCGTACATCGCGCGAGGGGACGATGACGCTCGTCACCGAGACCGCTCAGGATCTGGCGGACATGTGGTGGCTGCTGGAAACCGGAAACACGCTGCTCGTCCAGTGGCCGCACCTCTGGGGTGAGACTGACGCCTACGTCCAGATCGGCGACGTCACCGAGGCGCCCATCGTGGACTACGCGGAGTACAGCGATCGCACATGGACGATCCCGCTCGTCGAGGTGGATCGCCCCTTCGGTGGCTCCGTCGGTAGCGCCGGCCGCACGTGGCAAACCGTGAACGACAACAACGCCGACTGGATGGCAGTCATGTTCGCCGCTACCTCGTGGCTGGACGTCTACACCGGAGTGAATGGGGGATAGGGATGCAGACCGTCACACCGCAGTTCCTGCAGACCCTGACGACGTCCCATTCCATGGTGGCGTCGGTGACCGCCATGTACGCCGGATCCGTAACCGTGGCCGACCTCCCCATTGCGGATGGGTCGGTCACGGTGGATCGCGGGAGCAAGGTACGTCGCTCGCTTTCGCTGACGATCGCAGATCCGAAGCGCCTTCCATGGGGAGCGCTAGACCCTCTCGCAGTCTACGGACAGACGCTGATGGTTTCCCGCGGCGTTCGATACGCCGGCGGAGCCACGGAGATGATTCCGCTTGGCACGTTTCGCATCAACGAGCCGCAGGGGGACACCCTCCTCGGACCGGTCACGCTCACTGGGCAGTCGTCGGAGTGCTACATCATCGACGACAAATTCATGGTGCCGACGTCAACCCGTGGCTACACAACCTGCGTTGACGCGATCGAATATCTGATCCGTCAAACACTTCCCAGTGCCGTAATCGTCAACGCAACGGCAGGCGCGCGAAATCCCTCGTGTGCGGTTATCACTTGGAACGCGAATTCGGACCGTTGGGACGCCGTGCAACAAGTGGCGTTGGCAATGCAGGCAGAGATCTACGTCGACGCTCTGGACCGTTTCGTCATCGCTGACGTTCCGCAGGTGCTGACATCACGCGTTGTGTGGGACATCGCAGAGGGCGAGGGCGGAACGCTCATGGAATCGTCTCGGCAAATGTCACGCACGGCCGTTTACAACGCCGTTGTGGCAAGCGGAGAAAATACCTCCTCCAACGTGGCCCCGGTCAGTGCCGTTGCGTACGACACAGGCCCGACGAGCCCCACGCGATGGAGCGGCCCCTTTGGGCACGTTCCGAAATTCATCTCCTCCGCCCTGTGGACGACCGTCGGAGCCTGCCAGGCAGCTGCGGACTATGCGCTGTTCGACGCCATCGCGCCGAATGTGTCGACGTCGATCGACGCGATTCCGAATGCCGCGCTGGAAGGCGGTGACTGCATTCGCGTGTCCTACGCCGGCCGCAAGGAGCTGTTCATCGTGCAGTCCGTGACGACACCCCTAACAGCAGAGGGATCCGCGTCCCTCGTCCTGCGAGGCGGGAAGGAGGAGTAGCCATGAACCCTCGTCAGAGGCTCGCAGACGCCGTACAGCGGGCTGCCAGCCGCACCGTGGTCCAGGAGTCCTCCGGCTGGTGTCTGGCCTCTGTGGCGGCCGTCTACGGGGACGGCACGGTCGACATCATCACCGCCCGCGGACCCATTGCGAAGGTACGTCGGCTGAAGGCGTACGCATCCCCGGTAGTTGGCGACACGGTGAAGGTCGATTTCAACCCGGACGGAAATTGGATTGTCGTCGGCGCCCTTGCGTCGTAAGGACTTTGAGGAGCACCGAGAATGCCCAAGCCCGATAGCTACGGTCAGAACGTTCAGTACCCGGTACTGTCTGACGCGCCCAACATCGAAACCGCGCTGCAGGCACTGGTAAACGGAGTCGTTCCGTTGACGGTCATGCGGTTCCCCAACGCCAACGCACGCGCTGCGACGTTGACCGGAAACTACAAACCCGTTCCAGGGATGATTACCTATCTGGCCGCTGAGGATCGTTGGGAGCGGAGAGACGGCGACAACGTTTGGCGCCCGTTCAGCCCCGGTGTATGGAAGCCGATTGCCTATACGACGGGATACACGTCGCAATCAGGTTCGCCCGCGTACCGAATCATCAACAACGAGGTGCAGTTGCGCGGAACAATTCGGCGAACGGCAGCAAGCACGGACCTCGTGACGAATGTGGACGTTCATTTCGCGACGCTTCCTTCGGAGGCGCGTCCGATCGGCGGGTATCGCTACTTCCTGGCAGCGGCAAACTTCGTCAACACATCGGGAACGAGCTACTTCTCCGGCCGCATCGGCATTGCTCCTGACGGCAGCATGATCTACGTCATGCCGTTGAACTCGAAGAGCGAATGGCTCTCCCTGGACGGCATCCGCTTCTCCATCGACTAAGCCCCGCGCAGCACTCACGCACAGACCACGCCCCGCAGCGACGGGGCCTTTTTCATGCCCTGGAGGGGATCACCAATGGGTGAAATCTGGATCAAGGAAGCCGAACGACTGGGGGACGGGAGCATCGGAGGCGCAATGGACTCGCCGACGGCGCCCGGTCGTGTCGTCTGGCACACCACGGAGAGCGGCCACGGTGCCGGTCCGTTCAAGAACGTCGGCGACTACCTGGCCAACATCGGCGCCGAACCTCACATCCTGTACGACCCCACCACGGACCGGCTGGGGCAGTACGGGCCGCTCAACGAGTCCGCCCGCGCGCTGAAGAACGACGGCGGGACGCGGACGAACCGCACCGGTCGCGTCTGTATCCAGATCGAGGTACTCGCCCGCGCGTCCGCACCGTTCACCGGTTACTGGAAGCCTGGCCCCAATTTCGTCGCCCTCATGCGCGCGATCCGCTCGTGGGGAGTCCCCGACTCCTGGCCAGGTGGATCGTGCGCTCCTGGCGCGTCTCGTAACCGCACCACGTGGGCGACGAAGGGTGGCCATTACGGTCACTGCCACGTTCCGGGCAACGACCACTGGGACCCGGGCAACATCGACCGCGCGGCCATCTTGAAGGCTGCTCCGAAGGCGACTCCGGCTCCCGCGACGCCGGCCAAGCCCGCCAAGCCTGCGACGAAGCCGACGGTCTCTGTCGCGCACCTCAACTCTGCCCGCGCGAAGGACATTCCAGCGGCCACAGGCCACACGACCTACCCCGCAGAGGTCAGGATCGTTGAAGCGGCCCTGAGGGCGGAGGGACTGCTCTCCTCGAACTACGCGGCCGACGGCTCGTGGGGGACGAAGACGGACGAGGCATACAACGCTTTCCGACGTCGTGTGGGTTACACCGGGGACGCTGCGAAGGGCTCCGTCGGCCTGGAGTCGCTGAGGAAGCTCGCTGCCAAGCACGGCTTCACCGCGAAGGCGTGACGACGTGAGCCCTGAGATCCTCGTCGCCATCATCACCGCTGTCTCCGTTCTGGGGGCGGCGGTGGTGGCGGCCTTTCCTGCTCTCCGTCGTACCCACAACGCCGTAACGGCACAGGGGGCGGAGACCCGCGCCGCCACCCTGGACGCCCTTGACGTCATGGGGACGCGCCTTCAGGCCCGCTTCGACGCCCGCATTGACGACGTCCGCAATGACATCGACGACGTGCGCGAGGGCGTCTCCCGCGTCCGCGAGTGGCAGGCCGGCCACGACGCAGAGCACCTCATCATCGTCCGGCCCCACCGTGGAGGTGACGGCGCATGACCATGCCCGCAGGAATCGCTACGGTCACTCTGACCGGCCGCTACCTACGACCTGATGGAACCCCGCTGAAGGGGACCGTCACTATCGCAGCTCCGAGCCTCGTCACGCTCCCCGGAGCGGACACCATCAGCGCCGGATCGGCGTCGGTGACGCTGGACGCAACCGGCGCATTCTCCGTCCTCCTGATCGCCACCGACCAGATGGACATGCAGCCCACGGACTGGGCGTATCAGGTCAGCGAGAAGTTCACCGACATTGCGGCTCGTACCTACGCCATCCGCCTCCCGTCGGCCGTCCCCATCGTCTCCATCGCGGACATCGCGCCATCGGATCCGTCAACGGGTCAGTACGTACTGGTTCCTGGCCCCACAGGGCCAGCAGGAGCATCGATCCTGACGGGCACGGGCACCCCATCGCCGCTCCTGGGCGCCAACGGCGACATGTACGTGGACAAGACCGTCGGGGCTGTGAAGCTCTACGGTCCGAAGGCGTCCGGCGCCTGGCCCGGAACTGGCGTGGAACTAGGCGGCGGAGGACTGATCTCCACCGTCAACGGACAGACCGGAGCGGTGTCTCTGACCGCTGCTGACGTCGGGGCCCTCCCGCGGGCCGTGGTTCCCGCAACCTCGCTGCTGTCGTCGTCCCTCTTCTACATCGCACACCGCGGGTCGGGCGGGGAGTTCCCGGAGCACACGCTAGAAGCGTACGAAGCGGCCGTAGCTGCCGGCGCACGGGCGATCGAGGTGTCCGTACGTCTGACGGCCGACGGAGTCCCGGTATGCATTCATGACGAGGATCTCTCGCGTACGACGTACGCCACGGGCAACGTCTCCGACTGGAACTACGCGGCCCTGAAGTACAAGGTTCTGACGAACGGCCGCCTCATGTTGGGGCAGGGGCGAGTGGACGCTCCCATCCCTACGCTGCGCGAGGTTCTGGACAGGTTCCTTGGCCGTGTCGTCATCTTCCTGGAGGCCAA
This genomic interval from Streptomyces sp. NBC_00464 contains the following:
- a CDS encoding phage tail tube protein; the encoded protein is MADTRNADLTFGATDYVVYAAAVNTTMPTAFADPASPWVNLGWITTEGGLFKREDETKDVEAAGSLEPIRTLMTKSVKSAQVTFLEAMNPFVRSLYDNVPIADLEPTTDVVTYDLPDKPADLRYAFLFDTMDGDKRMRLYAPNGLVVERGDEQPQTSDVMPLQMTFKFFKGAANAAAVKRSIKYGGIDVTSFFPETP
- a CDS encoding peptidoglycan DD-metalloendopeptidase family protein; its protein translation is MPDLDIVGGAAVDVVPVIPQFHTKLKALVLPIADKVGEEAGKRMGEAISKNIVIAIPDAINQGGKLGVRAAGKQGDDAGGAFARSIRRKLQAAFKAMPKLDIRLGDTGVDAELARIRAKLEQLSSKRIGIDVSAEAAEAEITRLEEKLRELGAQHPNVAVRADTATARAALAEIRAEIAAIGGRKTVTVEVDGAFGAKLRAVVAEAQASIPDINVDADTSPARAEIQGLRARLEALSDARVGIDIDAGEALAEITAIQTRLGVLSMQRTDIDVSVDAAAAIAQLQALRAMADDTKIFHIKALADTSGASSALMSLGIQIVALAAIPVAPALLAGLGSIAAMATAAGAGVGALALAAIPAIKGVTTAITAKKAAEDEANKATDNGAKRAVQATQRALQMAGAQATLSAAHRNAARAAEQASRQIADAERAVGDAVQRAADQRRQSADTIARAQDALTAAHRKVRDAQASLTDANVSARQAEQDLTQARRDAAQQLKDLQDRLTDGALDQREATLRVQQAQQDLNETLASAEVGTATQLQVEAAQLAYDRAKQQAREQKQDYADLQKDAAKQTKAGVEGSDLVTAAHKRVADAQKGVKDQIESVADAQKDVRDQAMAVADAQSDAARAQSRAAQDVVDAQRGVSDAMTASADAQVSAAESIASAERGVESARLSGIDTTASAITKTDEYSEALAKLSAPQRDLFDAIAGPKGLKQAFDDWQKSLQPEVLPLFTNGVNGMKNSLPGLTPLVIGAAAGIQTLMEKASAQMKTPFWEGFKADLKERVEPAVVGFGTAFGNVIKGIAGVIDAFLPHMDGIVTKSDSITGRFAKWGTSLKGSPDFEKFLAYVKETSPGLASFIGDVLRSVLDLAKAIAPLSQTMFAVMKPILDGISWIAVHCPEAVQALWLMWTAVKAIKLMMVAFGVVMVAYKSAVILITLLTQGWAAAMWEANLAFEANPIVAIVTIILVAIGLLVAGVIYAYKHWDWFRIAVDTTFSAIATAATWLWSTILQPTFSAIWTALKAVGDVAMWIWTNGIKPAFDFIAEATQLLFTALVTALLLPAYLAFQVLGGIAKWLWEKAIKPAFDSIGEAATWLWDEAISPAFGFIGEKAKWLYDKAIKPAMKDAGDKIDAFGEVVDWLWKKVIKPVFDFIGEKAVWLYDKAIKPPMDNIKAAMKLVALAFKSAKDDIKTQWDKLKEIAKAPVKFIIDHVYNKGIVPLWNGVAGITGAGKLHKMDLKGFHTGGIMSGYSPGRDDRVIAVGGGEAVMRPEWTRAVGADKINQWNAAARSGGISGVQRAISDGMPAFKDGGVVGWVKNKAGKVGDFVSDVADYANPGKLFDKAKGFITGQLKALLTNPWAKSVAKMPGQMLNSLKAKALSLFDFGGGGGGGGGSWIKPVNAPYGTRFGKAGLMWSSGRHTGLDFPAAVGTAIKAVADGTVSQSTSGGPYGIHGMISHGGNLSSMYAHMSKILMRAGQHVKQGQVIGRVGATGNVTGPHLHLEARLGGHTVDPMPYLTSSGPGGNGVSGVQRWRGVVNQALRLTGNPSSYANVTLARMNQESGGNPRAVNNWDSNARAGYPSTGLMQVIRPTFQQYAGSMSKKGPFLNGVSVDPLANVYSSMRYAKAAYGNLGKAYGKIGGYANGGFPPVGEWSVVGENGPELAFGLTPTQVISNHDSRNLFREAASQKGGAVTVPNITVESHTYLDGREVGGIIDTRIELYDADTGRALQAGRVL